In Geotalea uraniireducens, one genomic interval encodes:
- a CDS encoding DUF1634 domain-containing protein, whose product MVVSESMPQTESKLLSIELILARLLRVGSIIAALLVGAGIAASATGGAALAQRLITAGLLVLLATPIMRVLVAALVFVRQREWHFALFCFVVLCALAAGIILGRGI is encoded by the coding sequence GTGGTGGTGAGTGAATCGATGCCGCAAACCGAATCGAAGCTGTTGTCGATCGAGCTGATCCTGGCCCGGCTGCTCCGCGTCGGCTCGATTATCGCCGCCCTGCTGGTCGGCGCGGGGATCGCCGCCTCGGCGACGGGGGGGGCGGCCCTTGCGCAGCGGCTGATCACTGCCGGACTGCTGGTCCTTTTGGCGACGCCGATCATGCGGGTGCTGGTGGCGGCGCTGGTCTTCGTCCGGCAGCGGGAGTGGCACTTTGCCCTCTTCTGCTTCGTCGTCCTCTGTGCCCTGGCGGCCGGAATCATCCTCGGCCGCGGCATCTGA
- a CDS encoding 4'-phosphopantetheinyl transferase family protein has protein sequence MNRRPRPDADEIHLYALPLPDDPAELARLAPLLSADETARADRLLDRRRRDRWRTGRALLRRTLAGYLEQEPAQLRFGYGTHGKPFLVGEEGPHGLRFSLSHAGELLLVAVAVNDELGIDLERLEEGIAFREMARRFFSAREREELFALPPADQLAAFYRCWTRKEAYLKGCGSGFAQPADRFDVTLCPGEPPALVAHRGDAGETGRWRLVDLPVPSGYCAALACPGERLLSWRTP, from the coding sequence GTGAACCGCCGCCCCAGGCCCGACGCCGACGAAATCCACCTCTACGCCCTCCCCCTCCCCGACGACCCCGCCGAACTGGCCCGACTGGCCCCATTGCTCAGCGCCGACGAAACCGCCCGGGCCGACCGACTGCTCGACCGGCGGCGCCGCGACCGCTGGCGGACGGGACGGGCGCTCCTCCGTCGCACCTTGGCCGGCTACCTGGAGCAGGAACCGGCGCAGCTCCGCTTCGGTTACGGCACGCACGGCAAGCCGTTTCTGGTCGGCGAAGAGGGGCCGCACGGGCTCCGCTTCAGCCTCTCCCATGCCGGGGAGCTGCTGCTGGTGGCGGTGGCGGTAAATGACGAACTGGGAATCGATCTGGAACGGCTGGAGGAGGGGATAGCGTTTCGGGAGATGGCCCGGCGGTTTTTTTCCGCCCGGGAGCGGGAGGAGCTGTTTGCGCTGCCGCCCGCCGACCAGCTGGCAGCTTTCTACCGCTGCTGGACCCGCAAGGAGGCCTATCTGAAGGGATGCGGCAGCGGCTTCGCCCAGCCGGCCGACCGCTTCGACGTAACGCTTTGCCCCGGCGAGCCGCCGGCGCTCGTCGCCCACCGGGGCGATGCCGGCGAAACGGGCCGCTGGCGACTGGTCGATCTGCCGGTCCCGTCGGGCTACTGCGCGGCGCTGGCCTGCCCGGGCGAGCGGCTGCTCAGCTGGCGCACGCCGTAG
- a CDS encoding NAD-dependent epimerase/dehydratase family protein: protein MKALVTGGGGFLGGAVVRQLVARGDTVRSFSRGDYPELARLGVEQCRGDLADREALFRAAAGCDIVFHVAAKAGVWGAEGAYYAANVTGTANVIAACRAHGIGRLVYTGSPSVVFDGRDVAGGDESLPYPRRFTAPYPRTKALAEQLVLAANAPSLATVSLRPHLIWGPGDNHLVPRIIAKARAGRLRRIGSRPCPVDTVYIDNAAQAHLLAADRLAPGAPLAGRAYFISNGEPLPLWEMIDRILAAAGLPPVRRRIPAGVAYAAGALCEGLWHLFRRADEPPLTRFVAKELATAHWFDIGAARRDLGFAPTVSIDEGLRRLREWLAGTAP from the coding sequence GTGAAGGCGCTCGTTACCGGCGGCGGCGGTTTCCTCGGCGGGGCGGTAGTCCGGCAGCTGGTGGCCCGCGGCGACACGGTGCGCAGTTTCTCCCGCGGCGACTACCCGGAGTTGGCGCGCCTCGGCGTCGAACAGTGCCGCGGCGACCTGGCCGACCGGGAGGCGCTCTTCCGGGCAGCGGCCGGCTGCGACATCGTCTTCCACGTAGCGGCCAAGGCCGGCGTCTGGGGGGCCGAGGGCGCCTACTACGCGGCCAACGTCACCGGCACCGCGAACGTCATCGCCGCCTGCCGGGCCCACGGCATCGGCCGGCTGGTCTACACCGGCTCGCCGAGCGTGGTCTTCGACGGCCGGGACGTGGCCGGCGGCGACGAATCGCTCCCCTATCCGCGCCGTTTCACCGCTCCCTATCCCCGGACCAAGGCGCTGGCCGAACAGCTGGTCCTCGCCGCCAACGCCCCCTCGCTGGCCACCGTCTCTCTCCGCCCCCACCTGATCTGGGGGCCGGGGGACAACCACCTGGTGCCGCGGATCATTGCCAAGGCCCGGGCCGGCCGGCTGCGGCGGATCGGCAGCCGTCCCTGCCCGGTGGACACCGTCTACATCGACAATGCCGCCCAGGCCCACCTTCTCGCCGCCGACCGGCTCGCCCCCGGCGCCCCGCTGGCCGGCCGGGCTTATTTCATCTCCAACGGCGAGCCGCTCCCCCTCTGGGAAATGATCGACCGGATCCTCGCCGCCGCCGGGCTGCCGCCGGTGAGACGCCGCATCCCGGCCGGGGTCGCCTACGCCGCCGGCGCCCTCTGCGAAGGGCTCTGGCACCTCTTCCGCCGCGCGGACGAACCGCCGCTGACCCGCTTCGTCGCCAAGGAACTGGCCACCGCCCACTGGTTCGACATCGGCGCCGCCCGTCGCGATCTCGGCTTCGCGCCGACCGTCTCCATCGACGAGGGGCTCCGCCGGCTGCGGGAGTGGCTTGCCGGGACCGCCCCGTGA
- a CDS encoding fatty acid CoA ligase family protein, producing MSRAELVNIAAHLPEMAHRQPDTPAIIFPRGNRRLSFRELDALSDRYAHGLAANGIGRGVRTVLMVTPGPEFFALTFALFKVGAVPVLVDPGLGIRNLKACLAEAEPHAFIGIHKAQLARLLFGWGKGTLRTVVTVGRRCGWGGTTLAALGNTAERDFSFTPAPTERDEVAAILFTSGSTGPPKGAVYRHGNFLAQVEALRQIYGIEPGEIDLPTFPLFALFAPALGMTAVIPEMDFTRPGAVNPRKIVAAIQTYGVTTMFGSPALIDRVGRYGAGHGIKLPTLRRVISAGAPVGAAVMERFGSLLNPGVEIFTPYGATEALPVCSIGSGEILGETRAITEAGGGVCIGRPVPGIRLEVIEISDGPIPVWDDSLRLPTGKIGELAVKGEQVTAGYYNRPAADRLAKIADPADGGFFHRMGDLGGRDEEGRLWFCGRKAHRVETAEGPLFTIPCEAVFNTHPAVFRTALVGVGEPGRQQPVLCVELEKGAPGDRETIRRELLAIGAAHLHTQGIETILFHPAFPVDIRHNAKIFREKLARWAARRLR from the coding sequence ATGAGCCGCGCCGAACTGGTCAACATCGCCGCCCACCTCCCGGAAATGGCCCACCGCCAGCCCGACACCCCGGCGATCATCTTTCCCCGGGGGAACCGCCGGCTCTCCTTCCGCGAGCTGGACGCCCTGAGCGACCGCTATGCCCACGGCCTGGCGGCCAACGGCATCGGCCGCGGCGTCCGGACGGTGCTGATGGTCACCCCCGGCCCGGAATTTTTCGCCCTCACCTTCGCCCTGTTCAAGGTTGGCGCGGTGCCGGTGCTGGTCGATCCGGGACTCGGCATCCGCAACCTGAAGGCCTGCCTCGCCGAGGCCGAACCCCACGCCTTCATCGGCATCCACAAGGCCCAGCTCGCCCGGCTCCTCTTCGGCTGGGGCAAGGGGACGCTCCGGACGGTGGTCACCGTCGGCCGGCGCTGCGGCTGGGGCGGCACGACCCTCGCCGCCCTGGGGAACACCGCCGAGCGCGATTTCTCCTTCACCCCGGCGCCGACGGAGCGCGACGAGGTGGCAGCCATCCTCTTCACCAGCGGCAGCACCGGCCCGCCGAAGGGGGCGGTCTACCGCCACGGCAACTTCCTCGCCCAGGTGGAGGCGCTCCGCCAGATTTACGGCATCGAGCCGGGCGAGATCGACCTCCCCACCTTCCCGCTGTTCGCCCTCTTCGCCCCGGCCCTTGGCATGACCGCGGTGATCCCGGAGATGGACTTCACCCGCCCCGGGGCGGTGAACCCGCGGAAGATCGTCGCGGCGATCCAGACTTACGGCGTCACCACCATGTTCGGCTCGCCGGCACTGATCGACCGGGTCGGCCGCTATGGCGCCGGCCACGGGATCAAGCTCCCGACCCTGCGGCGGGTCATCTCCGCCGGCGCGCCGGTCGGGGCGGCGGTCATGGAACGGTTCGGCTCGCTGCTCAACCCAGGGGTGGAGATCTTCACCCCCTACGGCGCCACCGAGGCGCTGCCGGTCTGCTCGATCGGCAGCGGCGAGATCCTCGGCGAAACCCGTGCAATCACCGAGGCCGGCGGCGGCGTCTGCATCGGCCGGCCGGTGCCAGGCATCCGGCTGGAGGTGATCGAGATCAGCGACGGGCCGATCCCGGTCTGGGACGACAGCCTCCGCCTGCCGACCGGGAAGATCGGCGAACTGGCGGTCAAGGGGGAGCAGGTAACCGCCGGCTACTATAACCGCCCCGCGGCCGACCGGCTGGCCAAGATCGCCGATCCGGCGGACGGCGGCTTTTTCCACCGGATGGGCGACTTGGGGGGGCGGGACGAAGAGGGGCGGCTCTGGTTCTGCGGCCGGAAGGCCCACCGGGTGGAAACGGCGGAAGGGCCCCTCTTCACCATCCCCTGCGAGGCGGTCTTCAACACCCATCCAGCTGTCTTCCGCACCGCGCTGGTCGGCGTCGGCGAGCCGGGACGGCAGCAGCCGGTCCTCTGCGTGGAACTGGAAAAAGGGGCACCTGGCGACCGGGAGACGATCCGCCGGGAACTGCTGGCGATCGGTGCCGCCCATCTCCATACCCAGGGGATCGAGACCATCCTCTTCCATCCGGCCTTCCCGGTCGATATCCGCCACAACGCCAAGATTTTCCGCGAGAAGCTCGCCCGCTGGGCAGCGCGGAGACTGCGGTGA
- a CDS encoding alpha/beta fold hydrolase: protein MRTDNETAAFATDPAFARLYPFAGHYLDLDGLRYHYLDEGNGPPVVMLHGNPSWSFYYRNLVLALRDRYRCIVPDHIGCGLSDKPGDDRYDYTLARRVDDLERLLDRVAPAGPLTLVLHDWGGMIGMAYAHRHPERIGRLVILNTAAFPLPPAKRLPLALKICRETALGTLLVRGGNAFSLAASFVGCKRHPMPAALRRAYRRPYDSWRNRIATLRFVQDIPLAPGDRGYELVSAVAAGLERFRPLPTAIFWGERDFVFDRHFLAEWQRRFPAAELHRYPDGGHYILEDLGEEIVPLIGAFLDRTRPGTGTTP, encoded by the coding sequence ATGCGCACCGATAACGAAACCGCCGCCTTCGCCACGGACCCCGCCTTCGCCCGGCTCTACCCCTTTGCCGGCCACTACCTCGACCTGGACGGCCTCCGCTACCACTATCTGGACGAGGGGAACGGCCCGCCGGTGGTGATGCTCCACGGCAATCCCTCCTGGTCGTTCTACTACCGCAACCTGGTGCTGGCGCTGCGCGACCGCTACCGCTGCATCGTCCCCGACCACATCGGCTGCGGCCTGTCGGACAAGCCGGGTGACGACCGCTACGACTATACCCTTGCCCGCCGGGTCGACGATCTGGAGCGGCTGCTCGACCGGGTAGCCCCCGCCGGCCCGCTGACCCTGGTCCTCCACGACTGGGGGGGAATGATCGGCATGGCCTACGCCCACCGCCATCCGGAGCGGATCGGCCGGCTGGTGATCCTCAACACCGCCGCCTTCCCCCTGCCGCCAGCCAAACGGCTGCCGCTGGCGCTGAAGATCTGCCGGGAGACCGCGCTCGGCACCCTGCTGGTCCGCGGCGGCAACGCCTTCAGCCTCGCCGCATCCTTCGTCGGCTGCAAGCGCCACCCGATGCCGGCCGCGCTCCGCCGGGCCTACCGGCGCCCCTACGACTCGTGGCGCAACCGGATCGCCACCCTCCGCTTCGTCCAGGACATCCCGCTGGCCCCCGGCGACCGCGGCTACGAACTGGTCAGTGCCGTGGCGGCGGGACTGGAACGGTTCCGTCCCCTGCCGACCGCCATCTTCTGGGGCGAGCGGGACTTCGTTTTCGACCGCCACTTCCTCGCCGAGTGGCAGCGGCGCTTTCCGGCGGCGGAGCTCCACCGCTATCCCGATGGCGGCCATTACATCCTCGAAGACCTGGGGGAGGAGATAGTCCCGCTGATCGGCGCCTTCCTCGACCGGACCCGGCCGGGGACGGGGACAACGCCATGA
- a CDS encoding 3-oxoacyl-ACP synthase III, translating to MNYRTVNLAAFGYELAPVVVTSAELEARLEPLYRKLRFVPGQLQALTGIRERRWWEPEYPLSRGAIAAGQKALAAAGIAAAELGALVYAGVCREQFEPATACRVAAGLGIGGDAVVYDLSNACLGVLNGILDVANRIELGQIRAGLVVSCESAREINELTIAAMLERCDMEQFAGSLATLTGGSGAVAVLLTDGSFPAAGAGHRLVGGVTRAAPEHHRLCLWGITPDGSGKFRQTMTTDAVNVMNYGVELGRRTWEAFLPAVGWQAGEVDRVICHQVGSAHQSAILKTLEIPLDKDFTTYEFLGNMGTVSLPLTAALADEREMLLPGERVAFLGIGSGLNCLMLGVEW from the coding sequence ATGAATTACCGTACCGTGAACCTCGCCGCCTTTGGCTACGAACTGGCGCCGGTGGTCGTCACCTCGGCCGAGCTGGAGGCACGGCTGGAGCCGCTTTACCGGAAACTCCGCTTCGTTCCCGGCCAGTTGCAGGCACTGACCGGCATCCGCGAGCGCCGCTGGTGGGAGCCGGAGTATCCCCTCTCCCGCGGGGCGATCGCCGCCGGCCAGAAGGCCCTCGCCGCCGCCGGCATCGCCGCCGCCGAGCTCGGCGCCCTGGTCTACGCCGGGGTCTGCCGGGAGCAGTTCGAGCCGGCCACCGCCTGCCGGGTCGCCGCCGGCCTCGGCATCGGCGGCGACGCCGTTGTCTACGACCTCTCCAACGCCTGCCTCGGGGTGCTGAACGGTATCCTCGACGTGGCGAACCGGATCGAGCTGGGGCAGATCCGCGCCGGGCTGGTGGTTTCCTGCGAAAGCGCCCGGGAAATCAACGAGCTGACGATCGCCGCGATGCTGGAACGGTGCGACATGGAGCAGTTCGCCGGCTCCCTGGCCACCCTTACCGGCGGCTCCGGGGCGGTGGCGGTACTGCTGACCGACGGCTCTTTCCCGGCGGCCGGCGCCGGGCACCGCCTCGTTGGCGGGGTGACCCGGGCGGCCCCCGAGCATCACCGGCTCTGCCTCTGGGGGATCACCCCGGACGGCAGCGGGAAGTTCCGCCAGACTATGACCACCGACGCAGTGAACGTCATGAACTACGGCGTCGAGCTCGGCCGGCGGACCTGGGAGGCATTCCTCCCGGCGGTAGGCTGGCAGGCGGGTGAAGTGGACCGGGTGATCTGCCACCAGGTCGGCTCCGCCCACCAGAGCGCCATCCTCAAGACCCTGGAAATCCCGCTCGACAAGGATTTCACCACCTACGAATTCCTCGGCAACATGGGGACCGTCTCGCTGCCGCTCACCGCCGCCCTGGCCGACGAGCGGGAGATGCTCCTCCCCGGCGAGCGGGTGGCCTTCCTCGGCATCGGCAGCGGCCTGAACTGCCTGATGCTCGGGGTGGAGTGGTAA